The Magnetococcus marinus MC-1 genome contains the following window.
CTTACACCCAAAAATGAATGGGACTTCTGCGCAGGTCATCTGTTGGTAACCGAGGCTGGCGGTGCCATTAGTCACAAAGAGGGGTCACCCTTTATCTACAATCAAGCGCAGCCCAAAACCCGCTCCGTTGTCGCGACCAACGGCCCCCTTCACGAACCCCTGCTCAACCGCTTGCGTGATGTCCCCTTGGGACGCGATCGACGTTAAACAGACCTTTTGGACCCAACCTGCCACCCTAGAGATAAAAAATATGGCTAAGATTGATGTTTTTGGTATCGGCAACGCCCTGGTCGATCAAGTTTATGCTGTAGAAGAGTCCTTTCTAACCCAGATCGGCGAAGAAAAGGGGCGCATGTCCCTGGTAGATCCGCAGCGCCAAGCCGAACTTAGCCGTGCTTTGGCATCAACCCCAGCCCTGCGGGCGTGTGGTGGTTCAGCCGCCAATAGCTTGATTGCTCTTACCCAATTGGGGGGGAGCGCCTTTCATGCCTGCCGTGTTGCAGAAGATGAAACCGGCCACTTTTTTGCCCAGGATCTAACCGCTAACGGTGTACAGCACCAACTGCACACGCTGCCCGCTGGCAGCAGCGGCAGTTGTATGGTTTTTATCACCCCCGATGCGGAACGCACCATGTGTACCTTTTTAGGGGCCTCGGCTGACCTACAGCCCGAGGATGTTCCCGACGCTATTCTGACAACCGCCCAGTGGTGTTATGTTGAAGGGTATCTGGTTACAGCACCCAACACCTTGGCCGCAGCCCTAAAAGGGCTGCAACAGGCACGGGCAAACGGGGTTAAAACCGCCCTGAGTTTTTCCGATGTCAATATGGTAAAATTTTTCCGCGACGGCTTTAGCCAAATGTTGGGGGAGAGCGGTGTAGACCTGATTTTTTGTAATGCCGAAGAGGCCCTGGCTTTTGCCGAAACCGACGACATGGCACAGGCTACCGCCGCACTAAAAAAACAGAGCCGTACTTTTGTGATCACCCTTGGCGCGGAAGGGGCACTGCTGTGGGACGGCCAGCAGGAGATCCAGGTCGCCGGTCAACCCGCCAAAGCCATCGACACGAATGGCGCGGGGGATATGTTTGCGGGTGCCTTTTTTTACGGCATCACCCAAGGCTGGGATTTTACCAAAGCCGCCCAACTGGCCTGTCGCTGTTGCGCCGTGCTGGTGACCCATGCGGGGGCGCGTTTGCCTAAGTCGCGCACCCAAGAGATTCTGGCCCAGTTTGTCCCATAAATAGACCCGTGCGGGGAGCCATGCGCTCCCCGCTAACATTTGTTTCGTCATTATGTTATTATGGGCTGAAAGAGTGATCGCTCATTTAAGGAATTTGACATCATGAACACAGACACCCCCCATGATCGACGCATTGCCGAGCGTGCTGAACACCCCAATGGGCGACGCCAGTATACCCGTGTGGAATATCGTCACGCCATACTGCTCAAGGATGCCTCGGGGCAGAGCTACGATGGCTCTTTCAACGATATTAGCCTTAAAGGCATGCTGTTTCTTGCAGAACATCTGCCCGAAGCTGGAACAGAGGTAGGTGGTGAGCTTCTATTGGGGGATGTGGTGATTGAGCTGCATGGCACTGTGGTATTGAGTCAAGCCGATCGGGGTGCGGCCATTCGCTTTATGGATATTGATTTAGAATCCTTTAGCCACCTGCGCACTCTGGTTTCATTAAATCTAGGGGATGCGGAACGCATTGACCGGGAGCTGTTTGATAGCCTATGAGTTTTCCTACCCATACGCTCTACCCCATATTGGATCAAGCGTGGCTGGATCAGTCGGGATTTCATATTTCGGCGGAAGCGGTCGCACAGCAGTTTAATACCCTACAGCTACCGCTTATTCAGCTGCGTAGTAAGGGAGAAGCGGGGGCACAGTGGGCATTTATGCAGCCCTGGGCCGCTGCTTTTCGCCGCCACGCGCCCAATTGCCGTCTTATCATCAACGACCGGGTGGATATTGCCCTGGCATTGGCCGCCGATGGGGTGCATGTTGGACAAGAGGATCTTCCGGTTGCCGTTTGTCGCCAAATCCTCGGCAACCAAGCTTGGGTTGGCCTATCCACCCACAACGCCGAAGAGATTGCTCTCGCCCGTCAGAGTGGATGTGACTATATTGGTTTTGGCCCGGTCCACACCACCGACACCAAGCAGAACACTTATCGCGTACAGGGCTACGCACGCCTGGCCGAGGCGTGTCATCTGGCTGCTCACTTACCGGTTATTGCCATTGGTGGCATTGGCAAAGATCGCATTACCCCTTGCATGCAGGCAGGGGCCGCCGGTGTCGCGATGATCAGCGCCCTTTGGCGTCAAGAGGATTGGATCGAGCGCCTAACCGATGCCCAGCACCGCGTGCATAAATGAACCAAGGCTGCTCGACATTCCTTCGGCGGCCCCCCTCCTAATCGCTAATTAAGTGTATGTCCCCGGAACTCCTGCGCCAGAATGGTCCTGCGAGCCTTGCACAGCTGAAGGCAGAGCTGCAGGCACCTAAGACAACCATATATCGTAATTTGAATAAAATGATCACTGAGGGCCGCGTGTGGCGGAATCTGATCTCTGGGGACGTTACATTTTCAACTGAAAAAGTGGTGCCCAAAGTAGGATCTCTAACACCTCGCCAGAAACAAGCGGTCGCCATGGCACAAGCCATGGAACGCATCTCCAGGTTGGAACTCTCTAAGGAGCTTGGTATCTCACCTCGAACAGCAAGTAGAGAGCTAGCCACGTTAGTAGCATTTAAGATATTGGAATTGGATGGAAAACGCGGAAGACATGCTGCGTACCGCTTATGTCATACTAACCATAAATGTGACTAATAGCT
Protein-coding sequences here:
- a CDS encoding adenosine kinase, which codes for MAKIDVFGIGNALVDQVYAVEESFLTQIGEEKGRMSLVDPQRQAELSRALASTPALRACGGSAANSLIALTQLGGSAFHACRVAEDETGHFFAQDLTANGVQHQLHTLPAGSSGSCMVFITPDAERTMCTFLGASADLQPEDVPDAILTTAQWCYVEGYLVTAPNTLAAALKGLQQARANGVKTALSFSDVNMVKFFRDGFSQMLGESGVDLIFCNAEEALAFAETDDMAQATAALKKQSRTFVITLGAEGALLWDGQQEIQVAGQPAKAIDTNGAGDMFAGAFFYGITQGWDFTKAAQLACRCCAVLVTHAGARLPKSRTQEILAQFVP
- a CDS encoding PilZ domain-containing protein; this translates as MNTDTPHDRRIAERAEHPNGRRQYTRVEYRHAILLKDASGQSYDGSFNDISLKGMLFLAEHLPEAGTEVGGELLLGDVVIELHGTVVLSQADRGAAIRFMDIDLESFSHLRTLVSLNLGDAERIDRELFDSL
- the thiE gene encoding thiamine phosphate synthase, whose product is MSFPTHTLYPILDQAWLDQSGFHISAEAVAQQFNTLQLPLIQLRSKGEAGAQWAFMQPWAAAFRRHAPNCRLIINDRVDIALALAADGVHVGQEDLPVAVCRQILGNQAWVGLSTHNAEEIALARQSGCDYIGFGPVHTTDTKQNTYRVQGYARLAEACHLAAHLPVIAIGGIGKDRITPCMQAGAAGVAMISALWRQEDWIERLTDAQHRVHK